A window of Geothrix edaphica genomic DNA:
AAAGCCAGCTGGAGCTGGGCGAAGGGCAGCGACAGATCATCCCAGGGGCCGATGCGGCGGCCGGTGGCATCGTCGAAGTGCTCGCGGAGCCGGCGGTTCCGTTCCTGCTTGGTGGCCAGGAGGCGCTGGAGGGCCGGTTCCGGATCCAGGCTGCCCGTGGCGGCCCAGTAGGGCTCCTGGGTCACCAGCAGGTGGGTCAGGTTCTGGTCCGCGTAGGCTTCGAAGCTCTCCCGGAGCGGGCTCAGCCCCTCGGTGGCGGAAGGATCCGTCAGCAGCTGGACCATGTGGGCCAGCACGCCCAGGTCGCGGACGATGTCCCCGGGCCGGCGGTGCTCCTCGCTGAGGCGCAGGATCGTGCGGTACTGGGCCTGCACCTGCTCCGTCGTGGGCGGCTGGTCGTTGGCCACGCCCCGGGCCCCCTCCAGCAGCTCCTGGGGGTGGGCCCGCAGCAGGGCCGCCAGGTTCCGGGGCAGCAGGCGGACCGCCTTGGCCGTCTGGGCCTCATGGACCTTGGGCGACCAGGCCCCCAGCGGGAGGCCGGCCAGCAGGAGGCCCAGGACGAAGCCGTTCGGTTCACGCATCGAGGGTCTCCGCGGTGGGGGCGGCTTCCGCCAGGCCCGCCTGGGGATCCAGGGGAATGCCCAGGGCCCGGAGGCGGTGCAGCAGGGTGGTGCGACGCATGCCGAGGCGCCGGGCTGATTCGCTCTTGTTCCAGCCCGTGGCCCGGAGGGCTTCGAGGACCAGGTGGCGCTCCAGCTCCTCCAGGAACCGGCCCAGGTCCTGGTCCTGGGGCAGCCGGGGGAAGGCCGGGGACGGCAGGAGCCCCGCCACCGAGGCCGGAAGGTCCTGGTGGAGCAGCCGGTCGGGATCGGAACCCAGGGCCATGGCCCGCTCCACGGCATTCTCCAGCTCGCGCACATTGCCGGGCCAGGCGTAGGCCTCCATGGCCTGCAGGGCGGCGGGCTCCACCTGCTTGAGCGGCAGGTCCAGCTCCCGGGCGAACTTGCGGAGGAAGTGGGCCACCAGCACGGGGATGTCCTGGGGGTGCTCGCGCAGGGGATGGATCTGCACGGGGATCACGTTCAACCGGTAGAACAGGTCCTCCCGGAACCGCTTCTGCTCCACGAGGCTACCCAGATCCTCGTTGGTGGCAGCCACCAGCCGGAAGTCGGCCTTCAGCGTGCGGGAGGAACCCAGCGGCGTGAACTCCCGCTCCTGGATCACCCGCAGCAGCTTCACCTGCAGGCTCAGAGGCATGGTGCCGATCTCGTCGAGGAACAGGGTACCGCCCTCCGCCTGCTGGAAACGGCCCGGGCGGTCCGTGCGGGCATCCGTGTAGGCGCCCCGCACATGGCCGAACAGCTCGTCCTCCAGCAGCGTCTCCGGGATGGCGCCGCAGTGGATGGGGATGAAGGGCCCCTGGGAACGCGGGCTCCACTGGTGGATGGCGCGGGCCGCCAGCTCCTTGCCGGTGCCAGAGGGGCCCGTGATCAGCACAGTGGAGGGCGAGGGCGCCACCCGCCGCAGCAGGGTCTGGAGTTTCTGCCAGGCGTCGGAGCAGCCCACCATCTGGGGGCCCTTGGCCTGGCCCTCGATCTGCTCGCGGAGCCGCTTGTTCTCCTGGTTCAGCTGCGATTTCTCGATGGCCCGCAGCAGGGTGTGCTCCAGCTCCTCCACCCGGAAGGGCTTGGGCACGTAGTCGTAGATCCCCATGCGCATGGCCTGGAGCGCCGTTTCCACCGAGGTGGAGCCCGACAGGACCACTACCACCGTGTCGGGCTTGGCCACCGCCTCCCGCGCCAGGTCCAGGCCGTTCAGATCCGGCAGCATGAGGTCCACCACGGCCAGGTCGAAGAACTCGTTCCTCAGGAACTGGGCGCCCCGGCGCCCGGAGCCGGTGCCCACCACTTCGTGCCCGTGCCGGGACAGCAGGGTGCCCACCACCTCGAGGATGGTGGGGTCGTCGTCCACCAGCAGGGCCCGGGCCGGGTTCATGCCTGTCAGAGTCCCGGGCTTGAGGCCCCCTGTCAAGGTTTGGACAGTCCGGCTAGACTGCCCCCATGCTTTCCAGATCCAGCCTGTGGCAGCGCCTCGCAGGAGCTTCGCTCTGGCCTGTGGCCTGGGCCCTGGCCGCCGCCTGCGCCGTGCCCTGGCTCGTGCCCGAGCGCTGGGACGGCGGAATCGCCGGACGGTGGGCGGTCCTCGGCGGTCTGGCCTGGTTCCTGACCCTCCCCCTGCTCCGCTTTCGGCGCTGGGCCGTGGTCCCCCTGGCCCTGGGGCTCGCGGGCTTCACCTTCCTGGGGCTCGCGCGCAAGGCGCAGTGGGAGAGGGCCCTGCCCGCCGGATTCCAGGCCCTGGAGGGCCGCATCGACGCTCCCTGGACCCTCCAGGGCGAGCGGCTGCGGAGCCGCCTCGAGGTGGCCACGCCCGGACCGCTGCGGGGCCTCGCCCTGCCCCTCACGGTGCCCGCCGATGGCGAGCAGATGCCGCCCCCGCCGGGCACCCCCGTGCGCCTCCGCGCGGAGCTGAGGCCCGTCCAGCCCGCGCCCGTCTTCCTGGCAGAGCGCCCCCTGTGGCGGGCCCGCAGCGACGAGGCCCCCCGTCGCATCCACCTGGCCTCGGCGCAGCTGATGGAACCGCTGGGCCCGCCGCGCCCGTCCTGGCTGCTGCGCCTCCAGGCCTTCGCCCGGCGCCAGTTCGAGGCCCTGCCCCTGGGCCCCACGGCGAAGGATCTCTGGGGTGCGCTGGCCCTGGGCATCCCCCCCGCGGACGAAGCCCACTTCAGCGTGTTCGCCGAAAGCGGGACCATCCACATCCTCGTCGTGTCGGGTCTGCAGGTGACGCTGGTGATGGCCGTGATCGAGGCCCTCCTGCGCCGCCTGCGCCTGCGTGGCGTCAGCGCCGGGGCCATCGCCGCTGGGCTGCTCTACTCGGCCCTGGTGGGCTTCTCGGCGCCCGTGTGGCGGGGCCTGTTCATGGGCATCGCCTGGGCCATCGGTCGCTCCAGCGGCTGGAAGCTGCCGCCGGTGGCAGGCCTGCACGTGGCCCTGCTCCTCTGGCTGCTGGGCCATCCGGCGGCGGGCGTCGAGCCGGGCTTCCTGCTGGCCTGGTGGGCCCTGCTGGGCCTGCTCTGGGGGGCGGAGCCCCTGGCGGGACTGCTGTCCCCCCTGCTGGGCCGCCTGGCCCTGCCCTTCGCCCGGCTGGCGGCGCCCTGGCTGTCCACCCTGCCCCTGCTGGCCCTGCTGCACGGCGGCGCGCCCTGGTGGGGCATCCTCGCCAACCTGCTGGTGCTGCCCCTGGTGGCCTTCCTCACCCCCCTCTGCCTTCTGCTGATCCTGGTGCCCCTGCCCTGGCTCACCCAGGGCGCCGCAGCCACCCTGACCTGGATGGGCGAGCGCCTCGTGCCCGCGCTCACGGGCATCGCGCCCCTGGCCACGGGCCTGCTCTGGCCCTGGCTCCTGCTGGCGCTGGGCTGGCTGGCGCTGGCCCACCTCCAGGGACGCCTCATGCGCACTCGCGCCCTCACCCTCGGGCTCGTGACCATGTCCCTGGGCCTCCTCGCCTTCCGTGGCACAGGCCGGGCGGCGGACACCCTGTCGCTGGAAGCCGTCGATGTGGGCCAGGGCGATGCCCTGCTGCTGCGGGTGCCCGGCGGCGAGGCCACCCTCATCGACTCCGGCCCCGGTCCCTGGACGGGCCGCCGCCTCGCCCGTGTGCTGAGCCGACGCGGCGTGCGGGAGCCGGTGCACCTCGTGCTCACCCACGCCCACGGCGACCACGCAGGCGGCTGGGCCACCCTCGCGCGGATCTGGCCCCTGGCTTCCACGTCCGTTCCCGTGACCGCCGAGGAGGAGGACCCCTGGGCGCCCTTCCGTCCCGCCGGGGGAGCGGAACCCACAGGGCTCCTGCGGGGCGATGCCTGGACTCGCGGCGAGGCGGCCTTCAGCGTGCGCTGGCCCG
This region includes:
- a CDS encoding ComEC/Rec2 family competence protein, whose amino-acid sequence is MLSRSSLWQRLAGASLWPVAWALAAACAVPWLVPERWDGGIAGRWAVLGGLAWFLTLPLLRFRRWAVVPLALGLAGFTFLGLARKAQWERALPAGFQALEGRIDAPWTLQGERLRSRLEVATPGPLRGLALPLTVPADGEQMPPPPGTPVRLRAELRPVQPAPVFLAERPLWRARSDEAPRRIHLASAQLMEPLGPPRPSWLLRLQAFARRQFEALPLGPTAKDLWGALALGIPPADEAHFSVFAESGTIHILVVSGLQVTLVMAVIEALLRRLRLRGVSAGAIAAGLLYSALVGFSAPVWRGLFMGIAWAIGRSSGWKLPPVAGLHVALLLWLLGHPAAGVEPGFLLAWWALLGLLWGAEPLAGLLSPLLGRLALPFARLAAPWLSTLPLLALLHGGAPWWGILANLLVLPLVAFLTPLCLLLILVPLPWLTQGAAATLTWMGERLVPALTGIAPLATGLLWPWLLLALGWLALAHLQGRLMRTRALTLGLVTMSLGLLAFRGTGRAADTLSLEAVDVGQGDALLLRVPGGEATLIDSGPGPWTGRRLARVLSRRGVREPVHLVLTHAHGDHAGGWATLARIWPLASTSVPVTAEEEDPWAPFRPAGGAEPTGLLRGDAWTRGEAAFSVRWPARAFALPDANMVSTVLRVAWRDRELWLMGDALAIQERDLMDLGDPGLSPHRLLKVGHHGSRNATDPAWVASLGPEVAVIPAGLRNRFEHPHPETLATLHRAGTPVWITGPGAGVRISAVADGWRVETGDGTACLTPLRRSPRP
- a CDS encoding sigma-54-dependent transcriptional regulator; this encodes MNPARALLVDDDPTILEVVGTLLSRHGHEVVGTGSGRRGAQFLRNEFFDLAVVDLMLPDLNGLDLAREAVAKPDTVVVVLSGSTSVETALQAMRMGIYDYVPKPFRVEELEHTLLRAIEKSQLNQENKRLREQIEGQAKGPQMVGCSDAWQKLQTLLRRVAPSPSTVLITGPSGTGKELAARAIHQWSPRSQGPFIPIHCGAIPETLLEDELFGHVRGAYTDARTDRPGRFQQAEGGTLFLDEIGTMPLSLQVKLLRVIQEREFTPLGSSRTLKADFRLVAATNEDLGSLVEQKRFREDLFYRLNVIPVQIHPLREHPQDIPVLVAHFLRKFARELDLPLKQVEPAALQAMEAYAWPGNVRELENAVERAMALGSDPDRLLHQDLPASVAGLLPSPAFPRLPQDQDLGRFLEELERHLVLEALRATGWNKSESARRLGMRRTTLLHRLRALGIPLDPQAGLAEAAPTAETLDA